From a single Falco peregrinus isolate bFalPer1 chromosome 10, bFalPer1.pri, whole genome shotgun sequence genomic region:
- the DYNLT4 gene encoding dynein light chain Tctex-type 4 codes for MAEQPAPEAGLPAQVTAVDRTEAPLLRATRRSSQPPARGTEEGKPQLLPSRCSSILNMLPAPLASRRSSLGAAPGGRRPSIGPWMLLSRVSFSGLPLFQPILKTQLENTYRMQPDEGCKFNAGRVQQVLECALASALGTMVYSPQGSALLAQSLAELLQSQVKEVVPPRYKLVCHVLLGQRGQQSLLVASRALWDPENDNFASTTFSNASLFAVAIVHGVYFE; via the coding sequence ATGGCtgagcagccagccccagaggCAGGCCTGCCAGCCCAGGTGACTGCTGTAGACAGAACTGAAGCCCCTCTGCTCCGGGCCACCCGCCGTagctcccagcccccagcccggggcacCGAGGAAGGCAAaccacagctcctgccctcccgcTGCAGCTCCATCCTCAACATGCTCCCAGCACCACTGGCCAGCCGCCGCAGCTCACttggggctgccccggggggtAGGCGCCCCTCCATCGGGCCCTGGATGCTCCTCAGCCGTGTGAGCTTCTCTGGGCTCCCTCTTTTCCAGCCCATCCTCAAAACCCAACTCGAAAACACTTACAGGATGCAGCCAGATGAAGGCTGCAAGTTCAATGCAGGGCGGGTGCAGCAGGTGCTGGAGTGTGCCCTGGCCAGTGCCCTGGGGACCATGGTCTATAGCCCCCAGGGCAGTGCCTTGCTAGCCCAAAGCCTGGccgagctgctgcagagccaggtgAAGGAGGTGGTGCCACCCCGCTACAAGCTGGTCTGCCATGTGCTGCTGGGCCAGCGGGGCCAGCAGAGCCTGTTGGTGGCCAGCCGGGCACTGTGGGACCCCGAGAATGACAACTTTGCCTCTACCACCTTCTCCAATGCCTCGCTCTTTGCTGTGGCCATAGTGCATGGGGTCTACTTTGAATAG